In Gemmatimonadota bacterium, a single window of DNA contains:
- a CDS encoding DUF494 domain-containing protein, translating into MEKVMEIIVFLMKHMQDEKGRFNDIADVSQTLVGHGYTQQEVNTAFAWLFDRLQAQAEVVVDPTKPLQPKPNRILHAVEQLMIQPDAYGYLLELRELDLITDTQTELIIERAMLTGARFVTRDDIKTIAAPILLESESGQVMIWLPDDLEEGIIGN; encoded by the coding sequence ATGGAAAAAGTGATGGAAATCATCGTTTTCCTCATGAAGCACATGCAGGATGAAAAAGGCCGATTCAACGATATCGCCGACGTCTCCCAGACCCTGGTCGGCCACGGCTATACCCAGCAGGAGGTCAACACGGCCTTCGCCTGGCTGTTCGACCGCCTCCAGGCGCAGGCGGAAGTCGTGGTCGATCCGACCAAGCCGCTCCAGCCTAAACCCAACCGGATTCTGCACGCCGTGGAACAACTGATGATCCAGCCGGACGCGTACGGCTACCTGCTGGAGCTTCGCGAACTGGACCTGATCACCGATACCCAGACCGAACTGATCATCGAACGGGCCATGCTGACGGGCGCCCGTTTCGTCACCCGGGATGATATCAAAACCATCGCCGCACCGATCCTGCTCGAGTCGGAATCCGGCCAGGTCATGATCTGGCTGCCCGACGACCTCGAAGAGGGCATCATCGGGAACTGA
- the topA gene encoding type I DNA topoisomerase, which translates to MSKSLVIVESPAKARTIKKYLGKDFEIMASVGHVRDLPPKSLGVDVQNGFQPEYVTIPGKEKVVKDLRSAARTADQIFLATDPDREGEAIAWHVASQLGNSKKEVGRVLFHEITPGAVRTAIDRPVSIDMQKVNAQQARRVMDRLVGYQVSPFLWKTITGGLSAGRVQSVALRLICEREVEIEKFKVEEYWSITAHLRSEGDVVFPVKLIRVDGEKFNLPDEKSARALIEDLRGKTFEIEGITRKRTQRNPYPPFITSTLQQDAARRLRFTTQKTMMIAQQLYEGIELGDEGAIGLITYMRTDSTRIVDEAIAAVRELIGQVYGDEYVPPKPRRFKTKPGVQDAHEAIRPTAVDRSPEKMKPFLTKDQYRLYELVWLRFVASQMRPARFDVTTVDIRSGKYQFRATGTVPTFAGFLKAYEEPVDEDAEGKDDEKSLPELRKDEKLALEKLEPRQHFTQPPPRYTEASLVKELEVRQIGRPSTYAQIISTLRMRKYAAMKAGRFTPTDLGMAVNRILVMAFPDLFDVAFTAKMEDALDRIETGELDWTGTLVDFYQPFNERLQSVNAQRSELKSTLTEETDEKCEKCGKPMVIRWGRNGRFMACGGFPACRNTRPMNGEENADLNTDEVCGKCGEKMVVKTGRYGPFLACSGYPRCRETRPVNLGVDCPEGGCGGFLTARRSQKGRNFYGCSNYPKCRFVVWDKPVDRRCPRCDYPLMVEKQERSGREALQCPSCKHRVRAAESQPDGTGQEDQTDQVGRADQAGQAGPTLQEA; encoded by the coding sequence ATGTCCAAATCACTCGTTATCGTGGAGTCCCCGGCCAAGGCCCGTACGATCAAGAAATACCTGGGCAAGGATTTCGAGATCATGGCGTCCGTGGGCCATGTCCGGGACCTGCCGCCCAAGAGCCTGGGCGTCGACGTCCAGAACGGTTTCCAACCCGAATACGTAACGATCCCGGGGAAGGAAAAGGTCGTGAAAGACCTCCGCAGCGCGGCACGGACGGCCGATCAGATCTTCCTCGCGACCGACCCCGACCGGGAGGGCGAGGCCATCGCATGGCACGTGGCCAGCCAGTTGGGCAACAGCAAGAAGGAAGTGGGGCGGGTGCTCTTCCACGAGATAACCCCGGGGGCGGTGCGGACGGCGATTGACAGGCCCGTGTCGATCGACATGCAGAAAGTCAACGCCCAGCAGGCGCGCCGCGTCATGGACCGTCTCGTCGGGTACCAGGTCAGTCCCTTCCTCTGGAAGACGATCACCGGCGGACTGAGCGCGGGCCGGGTACAGTCGGTGGCGCTGCGGCTGATCTGTGAACGGGAAGTGGAAATCGAGAAGTTCAAGGTCGAGGAATACTGGTCCATTACGGCCCACCTCCGGTCGGAGGGGGACGTCGTGTTCCCGGTCAAGCTGATCCGCGTGGACGGAGAGAAGTTCAACCTGCCCGACGAGAAGTCGGCCCGGGCACTGATCGAGGACCTGCGTGGGAAGACCTTCGAAATCGAGGGCATCACGCGGAAGCGCACGCAGCGCAATCCCTATCCGCCCTTCATCACCAGCACCCTGCAGCAGGACGCGGCCAGGCGCCTCCGGTTCACCACCCAGAAGACCATGATGATCGCCCAGCAGCTGTACGAAGGCATCGAGCTGGGCGACGAGGGGGCCATCGGGCTGATCACCTACATGAGGACGGATTCGACCCGGATCGTGGACGAGGCGATCGCGGCCGTCCGGGAACTGATCGGCCAGGTCTATGGCGACGAATACGTCCCCCCCAAGCCGCGGAGGTTCAAGACCAAGCCGGGCGTCCAGGACGCCCACGAGGCGATCCGGCCCACGGCGGTGGACCGCAGCCCGGAGAAGATGAAGCCCTTCCTGACGAAGGACCAGTACAGGCTGTATGAACTGGTCTGGCTGCGCTTCGTGGCGTCCCAGATGCGTCCGGCCCGGTTCGACGTGACCACCGTGGACATCCGGTCCGGGAAGTACCAGTTCCGCGCCACTGGTACCGTGCCGACCTTCGCGGGGTTCCTGAAGGCTTATGAAGAGCCGGTCGACGAGGACGCGGAAGGCAAGGACGACGAGAAATCCCTGCCCGAGCTGCGGAAGGACGAGAAACTCGCCCTGGAGAAGCTCGAACCCAGGCAGCACTTCACCCAGCCCCCGCCCAGGTACACCGAAGCGAGTCTCGTCAAGGAACTCGAAGTCCGGCAAATCGGCCGGCCGAGCACCTATGCCCAGATCATCAGCACGCTGCGCATGCGAAAGTACGCGGCCATGAAAGCGGGCCGGTTCACGCCGACGGACCTCGGCATGGCCGTAAACCGGATCCTGGTCATGGCCTTCCCGGACCTGTTCGACGTGGCGTTCACCGCGAAGATGGAGGACGCGCTGGACCGCATCGAAACCGGGGAACTGGACTGGACCGGCACCCTGGTGGACTTCTACCAGCCCTTCAACGAGCGGCTGCAGTCCGTAAACGCCCAGCGGTCGGAGCTGAAGAGCACGCTGACTGAGGAGACGGACGAGAAATGCGAGAAATGCGGCAAGCCCATGGTCATCCGATGGGGCCGCAACGGCCGGTTCATGGCGTGCGGAGGGTTTCCGGCATGCCGGAACACCCGGCCGATGAACGGCGAAGAGAACGCCGACCTGAACACCGATGAAGTATGCGGGAAGTGCGGCGAGAAAATGGTCGTGAAGACCGGCCGGTACGGCCCGTTCCTGGCGTGCAGCGGATATCCCCGCTGCCGTGAGACGCGGCCGGTCAACCTCGGGGTCGACTGCCCGGAAGGAGGCTGCGGCGGGTTCCTCACGGCGCGCCGGTCGCAGAAGGGCCGGAACTTCTACGGATGCAGCAACTACCCCAAATGCCGTTTCGTGGTGTGGGACAAGCCGGTCGACCGCCGCTGTCCCCGGTGCGATTATCCCCTCATGGTCGAGAAACAAGAACGGTCCGGCCGTGAAGCGCTCCAGTGCCCGTCATGCAAGCATCGCGTCCGGGCCGCCGAGTCGCAGCCCGACGGTACCGGGCAGGAGGACCAGACAGACCAGGTTGGCCGGGCGGACCAGGCGGGACAGGCCGGTCCGACCCTTCAGGAGGCTTGA
- a CDS encoding tyrosine recombinase XerC, with amino-acid sequence MEKLVSEFLDHLEIERNYSRHTRSAYAGDLGQFQSFLSEDGGGDPPDPESIDKSVVRGFLHHLHREGFSRRTIARRFAAVRSFFHYLCREGVVSSNPCVYLTTPKWDRHLPRFLDKSQVEALLGQPDRGRLLGLRDVVILELLYGAGMRLSELVGLDVGAIEMTEERIRVIGKGDRERIVPLGGPALSALAAYMDVRPLLIKTGREDTAALLLNQHGRRLTGRGVQYILGRYGLRISQQGLTPHMLRHTTATHLLDAGADLMAVKELLGHEQLSTTQVYTHVALDRLKKTYEDAHPRA; translated from the coding sequence ATGGAGAAACTGGTCAGTGAATTTCTCGATCATCTCGAGATCGAGCGCAATTACTCCCGGCATACCCGGTCGGCCTATGCCGGCGATCTGGGCCAATTCCAGTCTTTCCTCTCCGAAGACGGCGGCGGCGATCCGCCGGACCCGGAATCCATCGACAAGTCCGTGGTGCGGGGGTTCCTGCACCACCTGCACCGGGAAGGCTTCAGCAGGCGGACCATCGCGCGACGTTTCGCGGCCGTGCGGTCCTTCTTCCACTACCTCTGCCGGGAAGGGGTCGTTTCCTCCAACCCGTGCGTCTACCTGACCACACCGAAATGGGACCGCCACCTGCCCCGGTTCCTGGACAAGAGCCAGGTGGAAGCCCTGCTCGGTCAGCCCGACCGCGGCCGGCTGCTCGGGCTGCGGGACGTGGTCATCCTGGAGCTGCTTTACGGAGCGGGCATGCGGTTGTCGGAGCTCGTCGGGCTCGACGTCGGCGCGATCGAAATGACGGAGGAACGGATCCGCGTGATCGGGAAGGGGGACAGGGAACGCATCGTGCCGCTGGGCGGGCCGGCGCTGTCCGCGCTGGCGGCCTATATGGACGTCCGCCCCCTGCTGATCAAAACAGGGCGGGAAGATACGGCGGCGCTCCTGCTGAATCAACACGGCCGCAGGCTGACGGGACGCGGGGTCCAGTACATCCTGGGTAGATACGGTCTCCGGATCAGCCAGCAGGGACTGACGCCCCACATGCTCCGCCATACGACCGCCACGCACCTGCTCGACGCCGGAGCGGACTTGATGGCAGTCAAGGAACTACTCGGCCACGAACAGCTTTCGACCACGCAGGTCTATACCCACGTCGCCCTCGACCGCCTCAAGAAAACGTACGAAGATGCGCATCCCCGCGCCTGA
- a CDS encoding phytanoyl-CoA dioxygenase family protein, whose translation MSNGKSALDLQETVDALKTQGIVTVEGVFSAEEMNTFRGLLDQTIAEASRVEEYKGRPTDKLLGKSKDTVWLLWELYAVCEGGLRFSRHPAIVSVLERALGEPVKHASIGTMFDKVAGGDAEIGWHQDTFFIVDPPRDLDLSGHWNQFGHIHIRPADIEWKEDLFRKTIIVRINVDIQTIENGAMKVLPGSYLEGPLELKGGPEAYVTSHEHEAINCTAGEGSVTFYYPTMLHSSEVSTAPPGVHRRAAAHRVRAESLQIPGWDWPSDWPEGAERIRPETGFDLDPFA comes from the coding sequence ATGAGTAACGGCAAAAGTGCTCTGGATCTGCAGGAAACGGTGGATGCGTTGAAGACGCAGGGCATCGTGACCGTCGAAGGCGTATTCTCCGCGGAAGAGATGAATACGTTCCGCGGACTGCTGGACCAGACCATCGCGGAGGCGAGCCGCGTAGAGGAATACAAGGGTCGACCGACCGACAAGCTCCTCGGGAAATCGAAGGACACGGTCTGGCTGCTGTGGGAACTCTACGCCGTTTGCGAAGGCGGACTCCGGTTCTCCCGGCATCCCGCCATCGTCAGCGTGCTGGAACGCGCCCTGGGCGAGCCGGTCAAACACGCCAGCATCGGTACCATGTTCGACAAGGTGGCCGGCGGCGACGCGGAGATCGGATGGCACCAGGACACCTTCTTCATCGTGGATCCGCCCCGGGACCTCGATCTTTCCGGCCACTGGAACCAGTTCGGCCACATACACATCAGGCCGGCCGACATCGAATGGAAGGAAGACCTTTTCCGGAAGACCATCATCGTCCGCATCAACGTGGACATTCAGACCATCGAGAACGGCGCCATGAAGGTCCTCCCCGGCTCCTATCTCGAAGGACCTCTTGAACTGAAAGGCGGTCCTGAGGCCTATGTCACAAGCCACGAGCACGAGGCTATCAACTGCACGGCGGGCGAGGGAAGCGTCACCTTCTACTATCCCACCATGCTCCACAGTTCGGAGGTCAGCACGGCGCCGCCCGGCGTGCACCGGCGGGCGGCCGCGCACCGGGTTCGCGCGGAAAGCCTGCAGATCCCGGGCTGGGACTGGCCCTCGGACTGGCCCGAAGGCGCAGAACGGATCCGGCCGGAAACGGGATTCGATCTGGACCCGTTCGCCTGA
- a CDS encoding peptide ABC transporter substrate-binding protein: MARGDREGTMGGRNYALICAAALVATACGSPGDESGDGTQTSRVNSVGRELPADAAPLSEQYIRLSMLEPSTLDVGISLFDAQFNAFLFESLLVFDEDMEIRGAAAESWSVADDHVTWTFRIRAGAKWSDGRPVTAHDFEWSFRRLLDPAHANIFAYFYYPIKGARAFNTGLTSDPSTVGVRAVDDRTLVIETEEPCSHFPYILTFFTSVPAPRWQVEKYGLRWSEPEYCVSNSTWRLASWDKNVSMTYALNPHYNGPWKGYLERIEFTFILPGWRGLPAYENGEFDRIGVMGPDYHHARMDPVLSRELITYPNFGTYYTIFRTREPPFDNIRLRQALAHAIDRESICNVVLGGAATPAYGMLPKGFPGYQADRIRTYQTFDPELARQRLAQAGYPGGKGLPPLELWVRGQPPTPDEWNVVVAMQQMFEDHLDIEVNLRQQSTNAFNAFMRDHEIPWGFLWFNMDYPDPSDMIAVPWRSQPAGSGRQDWKHDGFDRLVDAAAREFDEEKRVAMYQDAEVILAEQAAGVFLHNMVNATLSKPWVLGIEENRFGDRRWSGFAPAFSTLYIGELGLESGRR, translated from the coding sequence ATGGCCCGCGGCGACCGGGAGGGCACGATGGGAGGACGGAACTACGCCTTGATCTGCGCCGCCGCGCTTGTCGCGACGGCCTGCGGGTCACCGGGCGACGAGTCCGGCGACGGGACGCAGACCTCGCGCGTCAATTCGGTGGGGCGGGAACTGCCGGCGGACGCCGCCCCGCTCAGCGAGCAGTACATCCGGCTGAGCATGCTGGAACCGTCCACCCTGGACGTGGGCATCTCCCTCTTCGACGCCCAGTTCAACGCCTTCCTCTTCGAATCCCTGCTGGTCTTCGACGAAGACATGGAGATCAGGGGCGCGGCCGCCGAGTCCTGGTCCGTGGCGGACGACCACGTGACCTGGACTTTCAGGATCCGCGCGGGCGCGAAGTGGAGCGACGGCCGGCCGGTGACCGCCCACGATTTCGAATGGTCCTTCCGCCGGCTGCTCGATCCCGCGCACGCCAACATCTTCGCCTACTTCTACTACCCGATCAAGGGCGCCCGGGCGTTCAACACGGGACTGACGAGCGATCCGTCGACCGTCGGCGTCCGGGCCGTGGACGACCGCACGCTGGTGATCGAGACCGAAGAACCGTGCTCACACTTCCCCTACATCCTCACCTTTTTTACTTCCGTACCGGCACCCCGGTGGCAGGTGGAGAAATACGGGTTAAGGTGGTCCGAGCCGGAGTACTGCGTGTCCAATTCCACCTGGCGCCTCGCGTCCTGGGACAAGAACGTCAGCATGACCTACGCGCTGAATCCCCATTACAACGGACCGTGGAAGGGATACCTCGAACGCATCGAGTTCACCTTCATCCTTCCGGGCTGGCGGGGACTGCCGGCCTATGAAAACGGCGAGTTCGACCGGATCGGCGTCATGGGTCCCGACTACCATCACGCGCGCATGGATCCCGTCCTGAGCCGCGAGTTGATTACCTATCCGAACTTCGGTACGTACTATACGATCTTCAGGACCCGCGAGCCGCCCTTCGACAACATCCGGCTGCGCCAGGCCCTGGCCCACGCCATCGACCGTGAATCCATCTGCAACGTCGTTCTCGGCGGCGCCGCCACGCCGGCCTACGGCATGCTGCCGAAGGGCTTCCCGGGGTACCAGGCGGACCGGATCCGTACGTACCAGACCTTCGATCCGGAACTGGCCCGGCAGCGACTGGCGCAGGCCGGCTACCCCGGCGGCAAGGGGCTTCCCCCGCTCGAACTCTGGGTGCGGGGCCAGCCGCCGACGCCCGATGAATGGAACGTGGTCGTCGCCATGCAGCAGATGTTCGAGGACCACCTGGACATCGAGGTGAACCTGCGGCAGCAGTCCACCAACGCCTTCAACGCCTTCATGCGCGACCACGAGATCCCGTGGGGTTTCCTCTGGTTCAACATGGACTACCCGGACCCCAGCGACATGATCGCCGTTCCCTGGCGCTCCCAGCCCGCGGGATCGGGCCGTCAGGACTGGAAACACGACGGGTTCGACCGCCTGGTAGATGCCGCCGCACGGGAATTCGACGAGGAGAAGCGCGTCGCCATGTACCAGGACGCCGAGGTGATCCTGGCCGAGCAGGCCGCGGGCGTGTTCCTGCACAACATGGTCAACGCGACCCTTAGCAAGCCGTGGGTCCTGGGTATCGAGGAAAACCGGTTCGGCGACCGGCGGTGGAGCGGTTTCGCGCCGGCATTCTCCACCCTGTACATCGGTGAACTTGGGCTGGAATCCGGCCGGCGTTAG
- a CDS encoding sugar phosphate isomerase/epimerase yields the protein MSRPVTLFTGQWADLTLDTLAGKAASWGFDGLELACWGDHFDVNQGAESKAYCEDRRALLDKHGLQVFSISNHLAGQAVCDLIDARHEAILPPHVWGDGDPEGVRRRAAEEMKQTARAAANMGLDVANGFTGSSIWHLLYSFPPVDPSSIDAGYEDFAARWNPILDVFDEVGVKFGLEVHPTEIAFDISSAQRALDALDHREAFGFNYDPSHFGYQGVDYVEFIRTFRDRIYHVHMKDVWWSERPTRAGVFGGHVNFGHSDRYWDFRSLGRGSIDFEEIIRALNEIGYQGPLSIEWEDSGMDREHGAEEACAFTKGVDFPPSDVAFDAAFAEE from the coding sequence ATGTCTCGTCCCGTAACGCTTTTTACCGGCCAGTGGGCGGACCTCACCCTCGACACGCTCGCCGGGAAGGCGGCGAGCTGGGGATTCGACGGTCTCGAACTGGCCTGCTGGGGTGACCACTTCGATGTGAATCAGGGCGCCGAGAGCAAGGCGTATTGCGAGGACCGCCGGGCGCTGCTGGACAAGCACGGTCTGCAGGTGTTTTCCATCAGCAACCATCTCGCCGGTCAGGCGGTCTGCGACCTGATCGATGCCCGCCACGAGGCGATCCTGCCCCCCCATGTCTGGGGGGACGGGGACCCGGAAGGCGTACGCCGGCGCGCGGCCGAGGAGATGAAGCAGACCGCCCGGGCCGCCGCGAACATGGGCCTCGACGTGGCCAACGGGTTCACCGGCTCGTCGATCTGGCACCTGCTCTACTCCTTCCCGCCCGTGGACCCTTCTTCCATCGATGCGGGATACGAAGACTTCGCGGCGCGCTGGAATCCGATCCTGGACGTGTTCGACGAGGTGGGCGTGAAGTTCGGCCTGGAGGTGCATCCCACGGAGATCGCCTTCGACATCTCCTCGGCACAGCGGGCGCTGGACGCCCTGGACCATCGCGAGGCCTTCGGATTCAACTACGACCCCAGCCACTTCGGCTACCAGGGGGTGGACTACGTCGAGTTCATCCGGACCTTCAGGGACCGCATCTACCACGTGCACATGAAGGACGTCTGGTGGTCGGAACGCCCGACCCGTGCCGGCGTCTTCGGCGGACACGTGAACTTCGGCCATTCCGACCGGTACTGGGATTTCCGGTCCCTCGGCCGCGGCAGCATCGATTTCGAGGAGATCATCCGCGCGCTGAACGAGATCGGGTACCAGGGTCCCCTCTCCATCGAGTGGGAGGACAGCGGCATGGACCGCGAACACGGCGCCGAGGAAGCCTGTGCCTTTACGAAGGGCGTCGATTTTCCTCCTTCCGACGTGGCCTTCGATGCCGCCTTCGCCGAAGAATGA
- a CDS encoding Gfo/Idh/MocA family oxidoreductase: MASNINVGLVGYSFMGKAHSHAFKDMSFFFPDAAGVPVMKAICGRNEENVKGAAAEFGWEGYETDWKTLIARDDIDLVDVSTPGDSHAEIAIAAAEAGKHVFCEKPLANSLEEARAMAEAVNRAGVKSMVAYNYRRVPAVALAKRLIEEGRIGQVYHWRAVYLQDWIMDPDFPLVWRLQKEKAGSGPHGDLNAHIIDLARYLIGEITEVTGMQETFIKERPIVDEIDSALGASAGGSTRTGPVTVDDTTLALARFENGAVGSFEATRFAGGRRNGNRFEINGSKGSIAFNLEKMNELQYYNREDEDHVQGFREIIVTEGAHPYMDRWWPPGHIIGWEHTFIHEVYDLMQAIAGADDNLHPDFDEGVRDQAVLEAVSLSAENGSWVRIADL, translated from the coding sequence ATGGCAAGCAACATCAACGTGGGCCTGGTAGGTTATTCGTTCATGGGCAAGGCGCACAGCCACGCCTTCAAGGACATGTCTTTCTTCTTCCCGGACGCGGCCGGCGTGCCGGTCATGAAGGCCATTTGCGGGCGGAACGAGGAGAACGTGAAAGGCGCCGCCGCCGAGTTCGGCTGGGAAGGATACGAGACCGACTGGAAGACGCTGATCGCCCGCGACGACATTGATCTCGTCGACGTTTCGACACCGGGCGACAGCCACGCGGAGATCGCCATCGCCGCCGCCGAAGCGGGCAAGCACGTCTTCTGCGAAAAACCGCTGGCCAACAGCCTCGAGGAGGCCCGCGCCATGGCCGAAGCCGTGAACCGGGCGGGCGTGAAGAGCATGGTGGCCTACAACTACCGCCGGGTGCCCGCCGTCGCGCTGGCGAAGCGGCTCATAGAGGAAGGCCGCATCGGCCAGGTGTACCATTGGCGCGCCGTCTACCTGCAGGACTGGATCATGGACCCCGATTTCCCTCTGGTGTGGCGGCTGCAGAAGGAGAAGGCCGGCTCGGGTCCCCACGGCGACCTGAACGCCCACATCATCGACCTGGCCCGGTATCTCATCGGCGAGATCACCGAAGTGACCGGCATGCAGGAGACTTTCATCAAGGAGCGTCCCATCGTGGACGAGATCGATTCGGCCCTCGGCGCGAGCGCCGGCGGTTCCACGCGGACGGGACCGGTGACCGTGGACGACACGACCCTGGCGCTGGCCCGATTCGAGAACGGCGCCGTGGGCTCCTTCGAGGCCACGCGCTTCGCCGGAGGACGGCGGAACGGAAACCGATTCGAGATCAACGGCAGCAAGGGTTCCATCGCCTTCAACCTTGAGAAGATGAACGAACTCCAGTATTACAACCGGGAAGACGAGGACCACGTGCAGGGATTCCGCGAGATCATCGTGACCGAAGGCGCCCACCCCTACATGGACCGGTGGTGGCCGCCCGGACACATCATCGGATGGGAACACACCTTCATCCACGAGGTGTACGATCTCATGCAGGCCATCGCCGGCGCCGACGACAATCTCCATCCGGATTTCGACGAAGGCGTCCGGGACCAGGCCGTGCTGGAAGCCGTTTCGCTGTCGGCCGAGAACGGCAGCTGGGTCCGGATCGCCGACCTGTAG
- a CDS encoding glycine--tRNA ligase (Catalyzes a two-step reaction, first charging a glycine molecule by linking its carboxyl group to the alpha-phosphate of ATP, followed by transfer of the aminoacyl-adenylate to its tRNA), whose protein sequence is MAAVSLEQLVSLCKRRGIIYPGSEIYGGLQGLYDYGPVGVELKNNIVDSWWRRNVYERDDMEGLDSAILMNPLTWKYSGHEETFVDPLVDCRKCQGRWRADQAGDSCPACGSTDLTEPRPFNLMFKTQVGPVSEEGAFAYLRPETAQGIFVNFNNVLTTTARKLPFGIAQVGKGFRNEINPRNFLFRVREFDMLEIEFFVHPGTEDEWQDRWLEDRLAWWEHIGVSRNNIRILDVPREDLAHYSKKTYDLMYRYPSLGFEELEGIASRTDFDLGCHTRYQEQYDLTAQVAENPSSTTRLSYFDPHANRHLIPFVVEPSAGVGRCLLAVLSEAYDESMVKAPPEDKLAGAKGGLDTFNASVAKNSKMPDETRESLLAFGEAIAGELPESMPRIDALLAMTGADRIKEGKTLRNLSQKVIGDHYRTVLRLRPHLAPVKVAVFPLKRTDDRLAETARDIRRSLQSGGRIRTVYDDTGAIGKLYRRQDEIGTPLCVTVDFQTLDDQAVTVRDRDTMAQDRVAIGELKDYVEEKLAS, encoded by the coding sequence GTGGCCGCTGTCTCGCTGGAACAACTCGTCTCGCTCTGCAAGCGCCGCGGAATCATCTACCCGGGCTCGGAAATCTACGGCGGCCTGCAGGGTCTGTACGATTACGGCCCGGTGGGCGTCGAACTGAAGAACAACATCGTGGACTCCTGGTGGCGGCGCAACGTCTATGAGCGGGATGACATGGAGGGGCTCGACAGCGCCATCCTGATGAATCCGCTGACCTGGAAGTATTCGGGTCACGAGGAGACCTTCGTCGACCCCCTGGTGGACTGCCGCAAGTGCCAGGGACGGTGGCGCGCCGACCAGGCAGGGGATTCCTGCCCCGCCTGCGGGTCCACGGACCTGACCGAGCCGCGGCCCTTCAACCTGATGTTCAAGACGCAGGTGGGTCCGGTATCGGAAGAAGGGGCTTTTGCCTACCTGCGCCCTGAGACGGCCCAGGGCATCTTCGTCAATTTCAACAACGTCCTGACCACGACGGCGCGCAAGCTTCCCTTCGGCATCGCCCAGGTTGGCAAGGGGTTCCGCAACGAGATCAATCCCCGCAACTTCCTGTTCCGCGTCCGGGAATTCGACATGCTGGAGATCGAGTTCTTCGTCCATCCCGGTACCGAGGACGAATGGCAGGATCGCTGGCTGGAGGACCGGCTCGCGTGGTGGGAACACATCGGCGTCAGCCGGAACAACATCCGGATCCTCGACGTGCCGCGGGAGGATCTCGCCCATTACTCGAAGAAAACATATGACCTTATGTACCGGTATCCATCCCTCGGCTTCGAGGAGCTGGAGGGCATTGCGAGCCGGACGGACTTCGACCTGGGCTGCCACACGCGGTACCAGGAACAGTACGATCTCACGGCGCAGGTCGCGGAAAATCCGTCCAGCACGACGAGGCTTTCCTATTTCGATCCGCATGCGAACCGCCACTTGATCCCCTTCGTGGTCGAACCGTCGGCGGGGGTCGGCCGCTGCCTGCTGGCCGTGCTCAGCGAAGCCTACGACGAATCCATGGTGAAAGCGCCGCCCGAAGACAAGCTTGCCGGCGCCAAGGGAGGGCTTGACACCTTCAACGCTTCGGTCGCGAAGAACAGCAAAATGCCGGACGAAACGCGGGAATCCCTGCTGGCCTTCGGGGAGGCGATCGCCGGCGAGCTGCCCGAAAGCATGCCGCGCATCGACGCGCTCCTGGCCATGACGGGCGCGGACCGGATCAAGGAGGGCAAGACGCTGCGGAACCTGTCGCAGAAGGTCATCGGCGACCACTACCGGACGGTATTGCGGCTCAGGCCCCACCTGGCCCCGGTCAAGGTGGCGGTCTTCCCGCTGAAGCGGACCGACGACCGGCTCGCCGAAACAGCCCGGGACATCCGAAGGTCGCTGCAGTCCGGGGGCAGGATTCGGACGGTGTACGACGACACGGGCGCCATCGGTAAGCTCTACCGGCGCCAGGACGAAATCGGCACGCCGCTCTGTGTCACGGTCGACTTCCAGACCCTCGACGACCAGGCGGTTACGGTCCGAGACCGGGATACCATGGCGCAGGACCGGGTGGCCATCGGTGAGCTGAAAGATTACGTAGAAGAAAAGCTGGCTTCCTGA